AGTAGTACTGACGTACTGAGAAGGTGATGCGCTGGAGACATCCGGTGCCAAATAAGGGTATCATGATTGGAGAGATCTGCTGTAATGTTTTATACACTGTGCCCTTGATCAGGCTCGCCGGCCGACCCATACATTTTACAACCCCACGAGCGCCGCCGCTATGCAGCAAGTAGCCCTACACCAAGCTCGGTCATCGTACATTGGCACGTTCGTGCTTAGTTGAAAGGGTCGTCATAGGCAGGTCGGCGTGGAGCGCGGTCACCGCCACGGTTGCCACCACCGCCGTAGGACGGGCGTCCGCCATCGTCTCCGCGACCACCGCTTCGTCCTCCATAGCGATCTTCTCGGCCGCCAAATCCACCCCTGTCACCTCTGTCACCACCTCGACCACCAAAGCCGCTGTCTCGGCCACCAAAGCCGCCGTCTCTACCACCAAAGCCGCCACCGCCACGTCCACGGGGTGGTCCAAAGTCGTCAAGTGCGCGACGCGGGGGCCCACGGCCTGGTGGACCACCACCACGACGGTCACGGTCAGCAAAGGCTTCGCTGTCCCCGATGACGATGCCCTCGATTCTGTCAATACGAAGCTTCGTCGCGAGACCGTGTGGCACAGCCGGAGGGGTCCTAAGGCCCCATCCGAACTGAGACAGGTTGTTCATGCTCTCCACCAGCTCGCTCTTTCGTGGGTACCAGGCAAAGACACCGAGCTGAGCAAGGTACACCCTGGCCTTCTCAGACATGGGCACGCGCTGAACAGCCTTTTGATACATGCTGAGGATCCTGCCAGCGCTAGCAGGTACGTCGGAAGCCTTGGTCAAGTCGAGAGCCGGGATCGAAAGAGTGGTATCCTTTTGAAGTGGCAGGCCACGGAGTCGGCTGCGTGCTTCATCTGCCTCAATGCGGTTAAGCACGATCCAGCCTTCTCCCTCCTTGCCTGCACGGGCAGTACGGCCAATGCGGTGAATGTACTGTTCGCGGCTAGTCGGCAGACCCATCTGGATGACATGGGTAACGTTGGGGAAGTCCATACCGCGTGCAGTCACATCTGAAGAGATGAGTAGACCGGACTTGCAGTTCTTGAAGTCCTCTGCCGCGCGTGTACGTTGCGATTGAGTGAGTTTGGCGTGGATCTCGTGAACGCGTGCTGGTGACCATGGATGGCTCGAGCCAAAGCCGTCTCGTCCTTCATGACCCATTGACTGCAGACCCTGCAGTGTGGAAGCAGCAAGCGTGACCTCTGCTGTACTGTTGTAATATACGATGGCTTTGAAAGGCCTTGCGCCCTCATTCCTTGAGTTTTCAATGCCCTTCTGGCAAATCTCGACGAGTGTAGGTAGAGAGTTCTCGAAACCACCGATTGCGACCATCTTCTGTGGCACTCTCGCGTGTGTTGGCTCCTCGTCCTCTCGGACGCACTTGACGAATTGGAAGCCAGGCTTGAGAGTGCTGCGGACGAGGTTGACAACTTCCTTGGGGATAGTGGCTGAGAACATCATGGTCTGGCGGTTGACCTCCGCTGATGTTGGGAGCAGTCGCATGATCTCTTGGATCTCCGGCCAGAAGCCCTGATCGAGCAGTCTGTCGGCCTCATCAAAGACGAGCGCAGAGAGGTCTGGCGCCTCCACGCGGGTATATGGATCGGTCAAGATGTCCTTCAGACGACCCGGTGTGCCGACCAGCAGATGGCAGCCGTCTCTCTGTATCGCCCTCAGTCCTGCGCTCTTTTGTGTGCCGCCAACGGCTGTTTGCACGATGACACCCGTGTTTCTCGTCAACTTCTTCGCCTCTTCAGCGATCTGCTCTGCCAACTCTCGGGTCGGGGAGATGATGAGGGCGCGGATGTCGTCTGCGGTCGTGCGTGGTCCTCGCCTCCCTCCTGTGCGGTGCGCGAGGTCCGGATCGACGCTGATGATGTTTTGCAAGATGGGCAACAGGAAGGCCATTGTCTTTCCAGTGCCCGTCTTTGCCTGAGCGATGATATCGGTGCCCTTGAGTGCTTCGTTGATGGTGGCGCTCTGCACGTCAGTCATCGTCTCAAGACCCATGTCTCTGGTCAGGGCCTGGACGACGTTCTTGTGGATGACGCCTCTCGTCTCGAGCTCTGCGAACTTGGTGATGGGTGCTTTGGCACCATCTGTGCTGGGGATGTCATCCTCGTACGCGGCAGCTTGCTGCTGTAGTCTGGCGGAGAGGTGGAGTGTCCTAGTGATGGCTGGGAGGTTCGACAATGTGCTCGTCGAGAGTTGTGATGGTCTGAAGCATTGCTGCGCTGTTCGACTAGCTGGCGCCAATGTCGAAAGAGATCGGGGGAGAGATGCTGAACATGTCTGGAAAGCTCTGCGCATCGTCCTGTATTGCCTGACGTCTCGTGTCAGTCGATGGCGGCGATGTAGTATTGTGCGACGACAGAATACTAATACAAATCGATGAAGAGGTGAACAAGAAGGTGATGGTGTGTGAGGTGGTGTTTCCGCCTCTCCTATCGATCGAGAGAGAGGGAACATTTTCTCCAGACGATGATACGCTAACGACGGTGAGGGACGGGAACGGAAGCTGTCTCCGATTGGCTGGTGTAGACGCGTCGCGTGTAATCCATGCCCGTTGCCATCATCTCACTGAAGGCTCCACGTGACGGCTCACCAGTGGTCACCAATATGTGGCGACGTTTGTCTCTCGCTACATTGACGCCAAGGTTCGATGCGATCGGATTGTGCTTGGTGAAGTCGGCAAGCTCACGAAGAAGGAGATGCTGGAGCTCTTCGACACGGTGCCGTCGATCACGGGATGGGAAGCACGAGCGATTGAGGAAGCACGAGAGTCTACGTCTCCACCATCGAACAAGAGACGAAGGAGGACCTGCCGTTGAGCCGCTCATCAGGCGTATCCGGGAGACCACGTCCACTGACGCTCACCTCTTATCCCGCCACGTAGCCAACAACGTGGGCACATGAATGCAAGCTCAAAATGCTCAATACACCCCATGTCAATCCACTTTCTCCTTACAAGCGCGCGCGTAGACGGCCTTTATGACGCCTCAACAGCAGAAGCAAGATCCCTCAGCAATGGATGCCGGAAGACATCTCGGACGGTGAGCTGTGGCAGTCCATTCTGTCGAGCAAGAGCGTCAACTCTCATCGCGCCGATCGAGTCGCCGCCAAGCCTGAAAAAGCCGCCATCCACGCCGATAGTAGCAGGGTCGAGCTTCAGGATCTCCGCCCATAGCTTTTGAAAGAGTTTCTCGTCACCAGTATGTGGTTCGCGTTGTTTGTTTGCCTGGTCTTGTTCAGGAGCTTGGGCCAAAAGGTTGGCCCAGAAAACATCGAGGGCGTACGAGCTGAAGTCGAGGACTCTCGAATCTTGTCGATATCCAAGTGCATCTCGCTGGTGTGCCAAAGCACTGCACATATTCTCATGCGTGACCACGACGCCTTTGGGAGTTCCCGTCGAGCCAGACGTAAATTGAATCAGCAACGCGTCGTCCGGGCTGACTTGCGGCAATGGTTGTCCGTTAACATGCGGTGACCTGTGAAGAAGTGCCGGACCGACAACGGTAACTGAAGTGCAAAGCCGACTTGCAAGATCCTTATGCTTGACCGAAGAAAGACACATGGACGATCCGACCTGTTCAACCATTGCAAGAAGCCTCTCCTCTGGCTGTGTGGTGACATCAGTAGCCACGGCAACGGCACCGCACTTCATCACTGCCAGGGCAGCGACCGGCATTCAGAGAGATTTCTCAAAGGTGAGCAGAACTGTTGAACCAAGCACGACACTTTCCGCCACTAAAGATTGAGCCAGCTGCGTCGATAAGTCGTCCAGTTGTCGGTAGGATAGGACGCCATCCCAAGCGCAGATACATGGCGCGGATGGGGTCTCGTGCGCCACAGCGGTGATTTACCTCATGCATACAGGAGCTGGTAGCCATTGGGACTGTTGCGTTCCATTGCCAAATCTGCTCCAAGTCTTGCTTGCAGGTCATGTTCACACAGTCTAGCGTCTGCTCTCTTACAGCTTCGTCAAGTAGCAGTGTGATTATGTACTGTAACTGATCGAGCAAGCGCTCTGCTTGTTGCTTGGACATGGAGCTCGTGTTGAAGCGAAGACTCAGCCTTGCACGAGCCTCACGTTCTAAGATACACCTGACATGCGTGAGCCCGGGGTACTTTGACGGTAGACCTGTGGCTTCATCAACAAGTTCTACCACTGTCTGGAAGTCACAAGCGAAACTTGCTTCGTCACTCAACGACATGATCCAGTGAAGCCCCGTGCGACCAAACTTGGCTATGCTGTGACCTTGAGATTCGACCTTTCGGAGAAGCTCGATCACCTGACTTCGCATGTCGACCCTAGACGCATGGGCAGCGCACGACTGCTACCGCCATCTACAGTGGGCACGCCGAAGATGGCCTCGCGCGAGTCCGTCATGCGGCACACGAGTAATGCCCACGCCGTCCGCAGTGCGGTTGCCATCTCGAAACAGGTGTCTAAGGAGCCTGGTATATCCAGCTGCACCTCGTCATCCGCATCAGTGGACCGGCCGAAGGGCCGAGAGGGATAGTGAGAAGCCTGTGTGTCTGTAAACTGCTCGGACCAGAAAACCTTCGCCGATGGCTCATCGCTGCCTACCAGGTACTTGAAGAATCTGGACGCAGCGTAGCCATCCTCTTTGTCGACGGTCAGGTCATCATCCCCAGCAGTGGTCAACAAATACCGGATAGCATCTATCAGAACACTAGAAGCCTCGTGCGCAACGTGAGCAGAAATGCAGGACTCTCGATATTCCACGATGACATCCATTAGACCATCAACGCTGACCCCAATATCGAACTCATGCAGGTCCTCTCCGGCCTGCGTCTCAAATGTCAAGCTCGGGTTCCTTGGCGACTCATCTGTCCTTCGCACCGATAATGACGTGTTGAACAGTCCACGTGGAATGCCAAGATGATGTTGAAGGTCAGCTAGCGAGATGTGCTGTATACTTCGATGTTTCAAAGTCGTCTTTGAGACGTCCTCGAGGACTTTACTGGCCAACTGGCGGAGATCTACACGTCCTACGAGCAAGCTTATCAGAGGACCGATGGTGGATTCGATGCCAGCAACAGGCGCATCGCGGCCGTGCGCGAGGTAGCCGAAGCAGATATCACTCGGCCCGGTGAAGTGTGCGAGGACAAGCGCCCAAGCGACCTGCATGAAAACGAACCGTGTAACGTCTGCGCTTTTGCAGAAATCGGCGACACCCTCAACGGCACTACGCGGAAGGCTTTTGTTGCCAAATCGCTCGCGGACGTCTCTGTCCTCGTTGTGGCAAGCTTGGATAGGGAACCGGGTGGGTTGTATGTTCCTCAAGAGCGCACCCCAAGCGGAGAGTCTTTGCGCTTTCGGAATGCTTGTAACGTGTTGTACAACATCGCGAAATGGGGTTGCGGGCTCCATGCCAACGCCGTCATACGCATTTGTCAACTCTGACAACAGGAGGCCCAGGCTGGTGCCATCTACCAGGCTGTGGTTTACGTCTAATCGGTAGGCAATCTCACCGCTCCTTGACCAGCAGATGGAGAAGGCATGCTTTGGCTCATGCGGCGCGAATTGAGGGCTTTCGAGCCGCATCAAAACATCCACCGGTCGCTCTTCGCCAGCATCAATGTTCACTTTGCGAGTAATTGGCTGTCGTAGCACCACCTGCACAAATCCGTCGCCTTCGGGATGAGTCACGAATACAGTCTGCAAGATGGGATGGCGCTTGGCTACAGTCCTCCATGCTTCAGCCAGACGCGAAGTTGACACAGTCGACCGAGCAGCGTCGCTTGGAACACAACGCCAGGTGTTCGATGTGGAGTATGAGGCTGCCCATGCTGCATGCTCAATAAGATACCTTCTTGAGCAGGTAAGCAGAGACACATTTCGCTAACGGCCTTCGCATGTATCCCACAGCGTGGTAGTTCTTCAATTAGCAACCGCTGCAAGTTGTCGGGCGATAGAGGTAGTAGCGGGAGGTCGGTGGTAGTGAAAGTCGGGTCCAGGACTGCGAGTTCTTGCGCTGCAGTCACTAGGGCCCGGGAGAATGAATCAATCCAGCCCTTGAGCCTGTCTTGGTGCTTCATTCTTTTATGAATGTAGACTGTGACCATGAATTGGCTTTTTTCTCTTTCAGCATTGATCTCGATCATGCTAGTACGTTTTGCTGAGAGCGAGATCTCTTCAATGTCCTGGTCACCCATGCCTGTGGTTTCAGCTCGCTTGAACAGGCCTTCTGTGGCCTCTAACTGTTGGAATTCGCCAGAGAAGTTCAGAACGATTTCAGGCAGGTCATGCTGTTGGAACGCTTCGCGTCCAGACTGGCTACGGTAGCGACAAGCGAAATATGGCTGTCCTTTGTTCGGCACTCGACGTCTATTATCTTTGGCAAGGCGGACAGCTTCAACGAGAGTGCTCTGTGCTGAAAGGGCGAGAGGAATAGGGTACAATGTGGTGAACCATCCGATGGTGTTGGTGATATCTAAGGGAATTTCAACCGGTGGCTCTCGACCGTGTCCCTCAAGCCAAACGACAGCCGGCTCCCGCTCTGGGAAAGTCTGCATGAACGAGTGCGTCAGTGCGGCGATCATGATGTCCATCGGCTCCGTATGTAGCGAGTCGTTCGCCCCGCCAAAAAGAGTCGAAGTCAGGTCTTGGTCGAAGCTAACGCTGTGAGTTTCGCAGCCTGAGAACGTGTTCTCTGATTCCGGAAGGCCCCAAAATTCGCTTCGCGGCTTGGGAACCGGGTATGGCAGAACAGACAACGGTGAAAGGCTGGCTCCAATAGTGTATTGCTGGTGACACCACTGCTGGAATGAAGCAGTCGGGTGTGAAAATAGTTTTCCATGGTTGACAAAATCCTCGAGATCCGCCCATACAATGCGCCAAGATACTAGATCGATGACTGCATGGTGAGAGGAGAGGAGCAAAAGCTGGGTGCCGTTTGACGCGATATGAAATAAGTCGCTAGCAAAGATTGGACCACGTTGAAGATCGAGCGATTCTTGTCGAGCCTGAGAGATGCCGACTACTTCATCACGGCAATT
This genomic window from Fulvia fulva chromosome 4, complete sequence contains:
- a CDS encoding ATP-dependent RNA helicase, mitochondrial translates to MRRAFQTCSASLPRSLSTLAPASRTAQQCFRPSQLSTSTLSNLPAITRTLHLSARLQQQAAAYEDDIPSTDGAKAPITKFAELETRGVIHKNVVQALTRDMGLETMTDVQSATINEALKGTDIIAQAKTGTGKTMAFLLPILQNIISVDPDLAHRTGGRRGPRTTADDIRALIISPTRELAEQIAEEAKKLTRNTGVIVQTAVGGTQKSAGLRAIQRDGCHLLVGTPGRLKDILTDPYTRVEAPDLSALVFDEADRLLDQGFWPEIQEIMRLLPTSAEVNRQTMMFSATIPKEVVNLVRSTLKPGFQFVKCVREDEEPTHARVPQKMVAIGGFENSLPTLVEICQKGIENSRNEGARPFKAIVYYNSTAEVTLAASTLQGLQSMGHEGRDGFGSSHPWSPARVHEIHAKLTQSQRTRAAEDFKNCKSGLLISSDVTARGMDFPNVTHVIQMGLPTSREQYIHRIGRTARAGKEGEGWIVLNRIEADEARSRLRGLPLQKDTTLSIPALDLTKASDVPASAGRILSMYQKAVQRVPMSEKARVYLAQLGVFAWYPRKSELVESMNNLSQFGWGLRTPPAVPHGLATKLRIDRIEGIVIGDSEAFADRDRRGGGPPGRGPPRRALDDFGPPRGRGGGGFGGRDGGFGGRDSGFGGRGGDRGDRGGFGGREDRYGGRSGGRGDDGGRPSYGGGGNRGGDRAPRRPAYDDPFN
- a CDS encoding Nonribosomal peptide synthetase fmqA, whose amino-acid sequence is MDNPPASIMPPGCHNRETSGRYSPFSLLPPSIDTTIAIAHAAQLCRVDSSQLQDLLPCTSIQEGLMALTTQRPGDYVATFIYGIGANVSIERLHQAWDLVAESNPILRTRIISLPTVQGHVLWQAVLDVPLSWKTENEGDVDAGPEHQMNLSEPLTRMSIIKPSLGSGPCCPYWKIHHALYDGWSINLFLGEVERAYYRQPESGLRQMQHFIRHLQARDESAEKVFWSQYFDGIRGAHFPSVPLDSHPRPDSQITFDMTDLPLSHCDYTGATIVTAAWATVAANEAGASEALFGLIVTGRQAPLKDIEFIAGPTIATVPKRVSLDWRSSHDHLLDNVQKGAAEMIPFEQTGLRNISRMSESAALACKFQTLLRQQSHLLRDARPASDNYSIVTECHLEKDAIHARFSYDSKVVSPQRAEFVLMGLHGPRWDLHQVWAWNSAVPEPTRACVHDIVSRRVIERPLALAICAWDGNLTYEYLEDLSTQVALHLSGQVLSGEIIPLLFEKSKWMPVAAIGVMKAGGACLALDSGLPPVRLQNLAAESRASLILCSVKNSTLVQQIGAQKSVVVGNDCQWPAGESSVLPQVNPSDKFYVNFTSGSTGIPKGALNTHEAFCSSITYQQRRLGFDEFAPQCERDNDLAGCLERYNVTLVDLPPSVARIMSRRALSQLSTLILGGEPVMPEDAYLAGANTRIVNVYGPAECTPTATLAEVKPNDVSIGRGAGVCTWIIEPQLQTICPIGTVGELWLEGPLVGEGYLHNQEQTKDCFVENPPWLTQGVSGSCARPGRPGRKGRLYRTGDLARYRNDGSIVFVGRTDYQVKIRGQRIELGEVEHHVQQALPPDISAAVCTEVIQPQVAKGKVVVAFISLRGEASTAMDQESHNAAVHNLTEGVISRLTDSVPLHLIPTAFIPVLTLPRLSSDQIDRKALRTLGGGTHLKQRNVDRKEAIHGAEKQHVNRIEAILQQIWVSVLNLTKAEVSVDQPFMRLGGDSITAMQVVSQGKLRNVSFTVTDVLEASTIRKIARRCKIMETQHSPNGDSNVDADGVEVHNRPFDLSPIQQMFFQAYPDGLNHWNHTYLLELARPVRAELLRDALEALFARHAMLRCRFHRDEATGKWMQRVLPKDDAHPYLLREHHVNCRDEVVGISQARQESLDLQRGPIFASDLFHIASNGTQLLLLSSHHAVIDLVSWRIVWADLEDFVNHGKLFSHPTASFQQWCHQQYTIGASLSPLSVLPYPVPKPRSEFWGLPESENTFSGCETHSVSFDQDLTSTLFGGANDSLHTEPMDIMIAALTHSFMQTFPEREPAVVWLEGHGREPPVEIPLDITNTIGWFTTLYPIPLALSAQSTLVEAVRLAKDNRRRVPNKGQPYFACRYRSQSGREAFQQHDLPEIVLNFSGEFQQLEATEGLFKRAETTGMGDQDIEEISLSAKRTSMIEINAEREKSQFMVTVYIHKRMKHQDRLKGWIDSFSRALVTAAQELAVLDPTFTTTDLPLLPLSPDNLQRLLIEELPRCGIHAKAVSEMCLCLPAQEASYSTSNTWRCVPSDAARSTVSTSRLAEAWRTVAKRHPILQTVFVTHPEGDGFVQVVLRQPITRKVNIDAGEERPVDVLMRLESPQFAPHEPKHAFSICWSRSGEIAYRLDVNHSLVDGTSLGLLLSELTNAYDGVGMEPATPFRDVVQHVTSIPKAQRLSAWGALLRNIQPTRFPIQACHNEDRDVRERFGNKSLPRSAVEGVADFCKSADVTRFVFMQVAWALVLAHFTGPSDICFGYLAHGRDAPVAGIESTIGPLISLLVGRVDLRQLASKVLEDVSKTTLKHRSIQHISLADLQHHLGIPRGLFNTSLSVRRTDESPRNPSLTFETQAGEDLHEFDIGVSVDGLMDVIVEYRESCISAHVAHEASSVLIDAIRYLLTTAGDDDLTVDKEDGYAASRFFKYLVGSDEPSAKVFWSEQFTDTQASHYPSRPFGRSTDADDEVQLDIPGSLDTCFEMATALRTAWALLVCRMTDSREAIFGVPTLLRKVESQGHSIAKFGRTGLHWIMSLSDEASFACDFQTVVELVDEATGLPSKYPGLTHVRCILEREARARLSLRFNTSSMSKQQAERLLDQLQYIITLLLDEAVREQTLDCVNMTCKQDLEQIWQWNATTPSAPCICAWDGVLSYRQLDDLSTQLAQSLVAESVVLVMKCGAVAVATDVTTQPEERLLAMVEQVGSSMCLSSVKHKDLASRLCTSVTVVGPALLHRSPHVNGQPLPQVSPDDALLIQFTSGSTGTPKGVVVTHENMCSALAHQRDALGYRQDSRVLDFSSYALDVFWANLLKLFQKLWAEILKLDPATIGVDGGFFRLGGDSIGAMRVDALARQNGLPQLTVRDVFRHPLLRDLASAVEAS